In Bradyrhizobium sp. WD16, the genomic stretch ATCTCGCCGAACGGCCGGAGCAGCAGTTCTTCCTGTCCCGCTTCGTCGACTATTCGAGCGAAGACGGGCTTTTCCGCAAGTACCGAATCGCCGTCGTCGATGGCCGTCCCTACGCCTGCCATATGGCGATCGCCGACCAATGGAACATCTGGTATCTCAACGCCGGTATGTCGTTCAGCGAGAGCAAGCGCAACGAAGAGGCCGCCTTCATGCGCACCTTCGACGAGGCTTTCGCGGCGCGTCACCAGCGGGCGCTGGCCGAGATGATCACCCGGATCGGACTGAACTATTTCACGGTCGACTGTGCGGAAAACAAGAACGGCGAACTGCTGATCTTCGAGGCAGACAACACCGCGGTGGTGCACAATATGGATTCGCCGGACCTGTTTCCCTACAAACCGCCGCAGATGAACAAGATCTTCGAGGCGTTCGCGCGGATGCTTTATCACCACGCCGGAACGGGGCGGATCCGCGCGGCGTGAAGGTCCGGCCGCACGGCCGAGCTCCGCCGCCGCAGGTCACAGCTGCATGGTGATGCGGTTTGAGCCGTATTGTCGAGTATTGTAGTGCGATTCGGGCGCAGGGCTGGAACATCGCAACGTTGAAGTCGCAACGTTCAATTCGACGTCGTTTGAACCGTTGAGCGCAGGGGAGAACAGCAATGGCACTGAAGGTTGAACTGAAGCCGTTCGAGCGCATCATCATCGGCGAGAGCCTGGTCACCAATTCGGAGAGCCGTACGACCTTCCTGATCGAAGGTGAGGCGCCGATCCTGCGGGAAAAGGACATTCTCACGGCCGAGACCGCGACCACGCCGGTGAAGCGCCTCTATCTTTGTGTGCAGATGATGTATCTGGAGAAAAATATCCCCAAATACCAGGATCTCTACATGGACTTCGTCAAGGATCTGATCGAGGCCGTGCCGAGCTTTCGCAAGCCGATCGAGGAGGCGAGTAAACTTATCTTAAGCGGCTCTCTCTACAATTCACTCAAGGAAATCCGCAAGCTGATCAAGCGGGAAGAAGAGTTGCTGAGGTAAAGGATGTCCAGTTCTGCCGCCCAGGCTTATGCGCGTACTGCTACCTTCACCGCTTCGCCGCGGGACATCGAGGCGCAGACACTGCTCAAGGCCGCCAACAAGCTGCAGGACGCGGTGAACGGCGCCGATCCGTTCTCGGAAAAGACCAGGGACGCGCTGCTCTTCAACCGCAAGCTCTGGACGATTTTCGTCAGCGATGCACTGCGCGATGAAAATCCCCAGCCGCGCGAGGTGCGCGAGAACATCGCCAATATCGGCGTCTTCGTGCTGAGCCAGTGCGCGGCGCTGCAAGCCGTGCCGCGGCTCGACCAGTTCAAATCGCTGATCGATATCAATCGCAATATCGCCGCGGGTCTCAGCGGTCGCGCCTGAGGCGTGATGAATTGGGCCGATTGAGCGGTCCCGCAGCCGCTCCGGATCAGGCTCGCTGATCAAGCTTCGCCTTGGTTTGCATCTTGCCGTCTTCGATCTGGCGGTAATAGGCCCGCGCGCGCAGGCGCGCTTCGTCGGGATACTGGCGGATCACGAGGCCGGTGCGGTTGTCGACGATGCGATAGACGATGGTGGCGGCGGCGCGGTCGATCTGGATGTCGCGGGCGAAGCGGTCATTGGCGTTCTGCGCGTCGTTGTGCATGGCAGACGCGTTGTCGCTCGCCGTCGCGGTCTGCGACGGCGGCAGGTCGGTGGAGACGGCATCCTTCACTGCATCCGGCAGCGGCTTGATGACACTCGCGGCAGCCGGTGCCCCGACCGGCTTGACACTGAAGTCCGTACTCATGGCAGCCCTCCTGGCTTTCCTTGAGTCAAACCCCAACCCTGTCCGTGGGCAACCGTATGCCGCCTGGCTCAACGCCGCGTTAGCAAAGGCGGTGAACGGCGTCCGAGCGGCGGTGCGGCAGTTCGAATTAAACTTGAAGGATTTTCAGGCGCGCGAAAGCCGGCTCGCGGTGCGAGCCGGCCATTTTGCGTCGGGTCACGCTAAAGCGAGCGGCTCACCGAGATCGGCGCGGCATGGCGGGCGTTGGGCGCCGCATTGCGGCCAGCGGCCGTGTAGGTCTGCGGCATGTTCTTCCTCTGCATCTCGACATTGACCCCGCGGATGATGCCTTCGGACACGGCATGGGCGGTGGCGAGAACAGTCAGATTGACCTGCAGCATGGCGCGGAACGTGTCGTGATGGCTGTGCAGCGCCTTCATCAGGTCGGGCGCGGCGCGGCTGAAATAGGTCTGGCTGATCTTCAAGCTGCCGATCAGCGAGGCGTAGCGGCGCGACAGCTCGGTCTTGCGCGCGGACAGTGCCATGGCATCGCGCAGCTTGCCGGCGCGCACCAGCGCAGTCTCGTTCTCGATGATGCCGAGCAGTTCGGTCATCACCTCCATCAGCCCATTGGAGAGCTGGCGCGCCTCGGTCGGCGAGGCAGCTGCGGGAGGGGGCGCGGGGTGGGCGGTGGTCATGGGCGGATCTCCCGTAAGCTCAGGCGCTGCGCGCGGCCTGCTGAAGGATGAGCGAGCGATAGACCTCGCTGGCGATGCCGACGCCGCCCTGCTGGGCGAAAGCGCGGGCGTATTGATCGTTGAGCATCGAGCGCCACACGCCGGTGCCGACCGTGCTGCCATACGGGCCATCGCCCTTGAGGCCGGTGGTCATCTGCTCGAACATCGTGTTCAGATAGACCGCCTCGAAATCGCGGGCCGAGGTCTTGGCCTTCTGCTGCTTGTCCGGTGCGACTTTCTTCAGCGCCTCGGCGAAGGTGAGGTCGTGGGCTCCGACGGCCCCCACGGGCGCGAGTGACAGTCCAGTCATCACATCACCTCGATGTCGGCCTCGATGGCGCCGGCGGCCTTGATCGCCTGGAGGATGCCGATCAGGTCGCGCGGGCCGATGCCGAGATTGTTGAGGCCATCGACAAGCTGCTGCAGCGAGACGCCGTCCCTGACCAGCGCCAGCTTCTTGCCATCCTCCTGCACGCCGATCCGGGTCGACGGCCGGACGACTGTGCGCCCCTGCGACAGCGGATTGGGCTGGCTGACGACGGCGCCTTCGGAGATGCTGACGGTGAGGTTGCCTTGGGCGACCGCGACGGTTGCGACCCGCACGTCGCGCCCCATCACGATGATTCCGGACCGCTCGTCGATGATGATTTTGGCCGAAAGGTCGGGATCGACCTGGAGCTGCTCGATCTCCGTGAGCAGGGCGACGACATTGCCCTTGAATTCGGACGGGATCGAAAGCTGCACGGTTGAGGGATCGACCGGTTCGGCGGTCTTGGTGCCGAGGAAGTCGTTGACCGCAGCGGCGATACGTTTGGCGGTCGTGAAGTCGGCATTTCGCAGCGCGAGGCGCACATTCGGCAGCCGGTTCAGCGCGAACTCGATCTCGCGCTCGATGATGGCGCCGTTGGCGATGCGGCCTACGGTCGGCACGCCCTTGGTGATGCTGGCGGCGTTACCTTCGGCGGCGAAACCGCCGATGGAGAGCGATCCCTGGGCCACCGCGTAGACATTGCCGTCGGCACCGAGCAGCGGCGTGACGAGCAGGGTGCCGCCCTGCAGGCTCTTGGAGTCGCCGAGCGCGGAAACGGTGACGTCGATCCGGGTTCCCTGGGTGCCGAACGGCGGCAGGTTGGCGGTGACCATCACCGCCGCGACGTTGCCGGTGCGGATGGTGGCCCCCCGAATGTTGACGCCCATGCGCTCGAGCATCGCCTGCAGCGATTGCTTGGTGAAGGGGATGTTGTTGAGGGTGTCGCCGGTTCCATTGAGGCCGACCACGAGACCGTAGCCGATGAGCTGGTTCTGGCGGACGCCTTCGATATTCGCCAGATCCTTGATCCGCGACGTCGCGCCGGCCGGTCCAGCCATGACAAGCAGCAGCAAGGCGGCGATCGCCCCGGCCACAGAAACACCCCGTGTCATCCCCTGCTCCCCGCTGAGGTCCTGCCGGGCTGCCGCCGTGCTCCCCACGGCGGCGATCCCAATTCTTCGGAGAGAGGTCAGCGAATTTCGTGCCAGTGCGGGAATTTTCTCTAACCTTTTGATAGATCAGCTGAAAGAGATCATGCCCGGAGCCGTGGCGAGGCTGCTGGCCATAACGAAACTGCCGTACCCGGCAAATTCTGCCGACCTGTTTACCGCCTGTTAACCTTATCCGGAGAGGGTTCCCGTGCCGTTAATGGTTCCGGGAGAATGGAGCCGGGCAAAGTAGTGCGAATCAGCACTGCGGCCGAAAGGGCAGGGGCATGCGAATTTACGGACCTGGCGCGACGACCCTCGGGTCGCCGGCGCAGGCGACCCGGCGGGTCGGCGGCAGCGGCTTTTCGCTCCCCGACGCCACCGGAACCACCGAGACACGGGCGGCTACAGCGCCGAAGGCGATCGGCGGCATTGACGCGTTGCTGGCGATGCAGGGTGTGGAGGACGCTACGGAGCGGCGCAAGCGCTCGGTGCGCCGCGGTCAGTCGGCGCTCGATGTTCTTGATGACCTCAAGGTCACTTTACTGGGCGGAACCCTGGATGGAACCACGGTCGCCCGCCTGCGGGCCGCCGCCGCCGAGTTGGCGGAAAGTTCCGGCGATTCCGGCCTCGATGCCGTACTCGGCGAGATCGATCTGCGCGTCCAGGTCGAACTGGCCAAGACCGGCCAGCGCTGAACTGTATTCCGTCGCCGGGTCGGCAGCCTCAGGCAACCTTGGTTTCCTCGGTGTTCTCGCGTCGGCCGGCGCCACCATAGCGCCGCTGGGCCGCCTGCACGGCCTTGAGATTGGCTTCCGCCCACAGCCGCAGCGGATCGACCGCCTGGGCCAGGGTCACCCCGAGCGGCGTGATCGAATATTCCACCGTCACAGGCACCGTCGGAAAGGCGCGCCGCCGCACCAGGCCGTCACGCTCCAGACTCCTGAGCGTCTGCGCCAGCATCTTTTGGGAGATGCCGCCGACCCGGCGGCGAAGCTCGTTGAAGCGGGTTGGGCGCTCCGCCAGCAGGCCCAGCAGCAGCACCGTCCATTTGTCGGCGATGCGGTCGAGGATCACGCGGGTGGGGCATTCGCTCTGGTAGGCGTCGGGGAGATGCATGCGGTTACTCTCGGCTCATCTGGTGGGGTGTGGGTGCCTTCTTTACACCAAATATCTATTGGCTATCTGGTTCCCATTGTAAACCGCCAGTGCCCGGGACACTGGCGCAAGGAGGCAACGCCGCGAAGACCGCGGCCGAACCGCGCCCTGTCCAGCGCGAAAGGATGTCGTACCTCATGAAAATCGCCGTCATCGGCGCCACCGGAAACGCCGGCTCGCGCATCACCGCCGAACTGCTCGACCGCGGCCATGCTGTCACGGGAATTGCCCGCCATCCCGAGCGGCTGGAGAGCCGCGCCGGCCTGATCGCCGTCAAGGGCGACGCAGACGATCCGCAGGCTCTGGCGAGTCTCCTTGTCGGGCATGACGTGGCGGTAAGCTCGATTCACTTCCTCGCCAGCGATCCCGAGAAGCTGATCGCCGCGGTCAAGGCCTCAGGGGTGGGGCGGTACCTCGTTGTTGGCGGCGCCGGCAGTCTCGAAGTCGCACCCGGCGTATCGCTGGTGACGACCCCCGAATTCCCACCGCTGTACAAGGCCGAGGCGGAAAAGGGTGCCGCATTCCTCGCGCGGCTGAAGCAGGAGACGGCCTTGAACTGGACCTTCCTGTCGCCCTCGGCGTTGTTCACGGCCGGGTCGCGGACCGGCAAATTCCGTCTCGGGACCGACCAGCTCCTGGTCGGCGCCGACGGCAAGAGCTGGATCTCCTTCGAGGACTACGCGGTGGCCCTGGCCGACGAGATCGAGCGGCCCGCCCACGAGCGTCGCCGCTTCACGGTCGGCTATTAAAAGCCCTGTTCCAGCCCGATGTGGGTAGCCTTGGCGGGCTGCTCGGCCCGATATTGTGCGGCCATCGGCGTCGCTATATAAGCGGCGCCGCAGCCGGGCCTTTCGGTTGCCTTGCACGGATTCGGGACCGGTGTTGGACAAATTCAAGAGCTACAGGCCCTCCGAGAAAGAACCCTTCATGAACGAGCGCCAGCGCGAATATTTCCGCGCCAAGCTGCTCGCGTGGAAGGAGGAGATCTTAAAGGAAGCGAAGACCACCCTGCAGCAGTTGCAGGATGAGAACGTCAATCACCCCGACTTGACCGACCGCGCTTCGTCGGAAACCGATCGCGCGATCGAACTGCGTGCCCGCGACCGCCAGCGCAAGCTGATCTCCAAGATCGACGCCGCGTTGGCCCGCATCGACGATGGCTCCTACGGCTATTGCGAGGAGACCGGCGAGCCGATCTCGCTCAAGCGGCTTGAGGCTCGCCCGATCGCGACCCTGTCGGTCGAAGCTCAGGAGCGGCACGAGAAACGGGAAAAGGTCTACCGCGACGAATAGATTCGGCCGCCTTTGGCGGCCGGTTTCGTCTTGGTCGGCAGTGAGACCGGCAGCAGCCGGGGCGGCTCACCGTTGCCGGCGGCAGACGGCTCAGCGTCGTTCCATCCCCTGTCGACCCTGCGCTTGGAGCCGGCGACGTTACGCTGACGAGTTTGCGCCGGCGATCAGCGATCGCGCTGCGGGAGCTGCGCAATTGCAATAGCTAGCACCTCGCTGCGATCATGCCGGATCGCGGTCTGGCCGGTAGGTGCCGCCCGCGTTCCCGCCGAAGACTTTCGCGAAGGCCGGCTGACGCAGCAGTTCGGCGACCGCGGTCCAGGTCTCGGCCTGCGTTGCTCGCGGCGTCTGGGGACACTCGGCAACTACCCGGCCCGGCCGGCCCGCCATCAGGACGATGCGGTCGGCAAGCGCTACGGCTTCGACGAGATCATGGGTGACGAACAGTGCTGCCGTTCCCTGTTTCCGGCAGAGGGTTCGCGTCAGAGTCTGGAGGTCGCGGCGGCGGGCAAGGTCGAGCGCGGCGAAGGGTTCGTCCATGACGACGAAGTCCGGTTCGGTGACGAAGGCGCGCGCGACGGCGACACGCGCCTGCATGCCGCCCGAAAGCTGGGCGGCATGCTTGACCATGTCGGTCGGCTCGAAGCCCAGGCGACGCAGCCATCGCGCGGCGACGTCGTGCCGCTGCGGCCGCGACAGGTCGCTGCCGTCGAGGGCGAGGGCCACATTGTCGATCGCATTGGCCCACGGCAGCAGCCGGGGTTCCTGAAACACCGCGGTGGTGCGCGCGAAGGCGTTGCTCACGGTACCGCAGGTTGCGCGCTCGATGCCGGCGGCGAGGCGCAGAATCGTGGTCTTGCCGATCCCAGAAGGTCCGACCAGAACGATGATCTCGCGCGGCGCGACCGCGAGGTCGCAATTGGCGATCAGCGGCGCCCCGCCGACATCGTAAGCGACACCGGCGAACGTCAGCATGCGCCGTCCTGCGACGCGCGTAGCGCGGTTGCGCGCGCCACATCGGACTCGTTTCGCCGCTGGCGGGGTGAGCGGGAGCGCGCCATCCAGCGGCGCAGGCGGCCGAGCAGCAGGAGATCCGAGGCCAGTACGAAGCCGACCACCAGGAGGATCCAGGCCATCGCCTCAGCGAGGTCGAGATGGGCACGCGCGGTGGCGAAGCGTCCGCCGGCGCCGCTGCCGTCGCCGAGAACTTCGGCGGTGAGCGCGACCTTCCAGGCGATGGCGAAGGCGCTGGCCAGTGCCGGTGCCAGGATGGTCGCCAGCTCCGGCATCATGATCTTCAGGAGACGACTCCGCACCGGCAGGCGGAAGACCCTCGCCATCTCGATGAGGTGAGGATCGCGGGCACGCATGCCCTGCAACGTGGCGGCGAAGACGATCGGCATGGTGGTGATCGCGACCGTGAACAGCGGGCCGAGCCCGCCGGGGCCGAACCACAGCAGCGACAGCACCACCCAGGCGATCGGCGGAATGCCGAGCACCACGGTCGCGACCGGGGCGATGGCCGCGCCCAGTAGCCGCACCCGGCCGCCTGCGACCCCGACCACCGTGCCGACCGCAGCCCCTAAAAGGCCGCCGCCGACCGCGTGCAATACCGTCGTGCCGATCGCGGGCAGCGCTTCGCCGGAGGTCAGGATATGCCCGAGCGCTGTCGCGGTATCAGTGAGGCTTGGCAGAACGAAGGGACCATAGGTGCGGTTGAGCAGGCTCCAGCCGAGCCCGAGCAGCGTCAGCCCAACCGCGCCCCAGGCTGCGTCGGGCAGGCGGTGCGGATCGTTGCTGTCGTGCTGCGCTCTCACAGGTCGAGATAGAAATCGTCGGGCGGCAGCCGGCCCCCGAGCGCTTCGGGTTCGAGGTCGAGCAACGTAGCGTAGAAGTCGGCCAGCTCCGACTTGCCGGCCCGGGCCGACACCACGTCGATATTCAGATGGGGAAACGCCTTCTCGAAGATCTGCGGCCGCATCTCCATCTTCGCTTCGGCAAGCTTTGCGGCTGCTGCGGGATCGGCCATCACCCGGTCCCGGGCCGGCGCGAGCCCCGCGCGTATTGCCGCGAGCAGCTCC encodes the following:
- the flaF gene encoding flagellar biosynthesis regulator FlaF → MSSSAAQAYARTATFTASPRDIEAQTLLKAANKLQDAVNGADPFSEKTRDALLFNRKLWTIFVSDALRDENPQPREVRENIANIGVFVLSQCAALQAVPRLDQFKSLIDINRNIAAGLSGRA
- the dksA gene encoding RNA polymerase-binding protein DksA, producing MNERQREYFRAKLLAWKEEILKEAKTTLQQLQDENVNHPDLTDRASSETDRAIELRARDRQRKLISKIDAALARIDDGSYGYCEETGEPISLKRLEARPIATLSVEAQERHEKREKVYRDE
- the flgJ gene encoding flagellar assembly peptidoglycan hydrolase FlgJ is translated as MTGLSLAPVGAVGAHDLTFAEALKKVAPDKQQKAKTSARDFEAVYLNTMFEQMTTGLKGDGPYGSTVGTGVWRSMLNDQYARAFAQQGGVGIASEVYRSLILQQAARSA
- a CDS encoding flagellar basal body P-ring protein FlgI encodes the protein MTRGVSVAGAIAALLLLVMAGPAGATSRIKDLANIEGVRQNQLIGYGLVVGLNGTGDTLNNIPFTKQSLQAMLERMGVNIRGATIRTGNVAAVMVTANLPPFGTQGTRIDVTVSALGDSKSLQGGTLLVTPLLGADGNVYAVAQGSLSIGGFAAEGNAASITKGVPTVGRIANGAIIEREIEFALNRLPNVRLALRNADFTTAKRIAAAVNDFLGTKTAEPVDPSTVQLSIPSEFKGNVVALLTEIEQLQVDPDLSAKIIIDERSGIIVMGRDVRVATVAVAQGNLTVSISEGAVVSQPNPLSQGRTVVRPSTRIGVQEDGKKLALVRDGVSLQQLVDGLNNLGIGPRDLIGILQAIKAAGAIEADIEVM
- a CDS encoding ABC transporter permease codes for the protein MRAQHDSNDPHRLPDAAWGAVGLTLLGLGWSLLNRTYGPFVLPSLTDTATALGHILTSGEALPAIGTTVLHAVGGGLLGAAVGTVVGVAGGRVRLLGAAIAPVATVVLGIPPIAWVVLSLLWFGPGGLGPLFTVAITTMPIVFAATLQGMRARDPHLIEMARVFRLPVRSRLLKIMMPELATILAPALASAFAIAWKVALTAEVLGDGSGAGGRFATARAHLDLAEAMAWILLVVGFVLASDLLLLGRLRRWMARSRSPRQRRNESDVARATALRASQDGAC
- a CDS encoding flagellar assembly protein FliX, which encodes MRIYGPGATTLGSPAQATRRVGGSGFSLPDATGTTETRAATAPKAIGGIDALLAMQGVEDATERRKRSVRRGQSALDVLDDLKVTLLGGTLDGTTVARLRAAAAELAESSGDSGLDAVLGEIDLRVQVELAKTGQR
- a CDS encoding ABC transporter ATP-binding protein, which codes for MLTFAGVAYDVGGAPLIANCDLAVAPREIIVLVGPSGIGKTTILRLAAGIERATCGTVSNAFARTTAVFQEPRLLPWANAIDNVALALDGSDLSRPQRHDVAARWLRRLGFEPTDMVKHAAQLSGGMQARVAVARAFVTEPDFVVMDEPFAALDLARRRDLQTLTRTLCRKQGTAALFVTHDLVEAVALADRIVLMAGRPGRVVAECPQTPRATQAETWTAVAELLRQPAFAKVFGGNAGGTYRPDRDPA
- a CDS encoding NAD(P)-dependent oxidoreductase — protein: MKIAVIGATGNAGSRITAELLDRGHAVTGIARHPERLESRAGLIAVKGDADDPQALASLLVGHDVAVSSIHFLASDPEKLIAAVKASGVGRYLVVGGAGSLEVAPGVSLVTTPEFPPLYKAEAEKGAAFLARLKQETALNWTFLSPSALFTAGSRTGKFRLGTDQLLVGADGKSWISFEDYAVALADEIERPAHERRRFTVGY
- the flbT gene encoding flagellar biosynthesis repressor FlbT: MALKVELKPFERIIIGESLVTNSESRTTFLIEGEAPILREKDILTAETATTPVKRLYLCVQMMYLEKNIPKYQDLYMDFVKDLIEAVPSFRKPIEEASKLILSGSLYNSLKEIRKLIKREEELLR
- a CDS encoding helix-turn-helix domain-containing protein — translated: MHLPDAYQSECPTRVILDRIADKWTVLLLGLLAERPTRFNELRRRVGGISQKMLAQTLRSLERDGLVRRRAFPTVPVTVEYSITPLGVTLAQAVDPLRLWAEANLKAVQAAQRRYGGAGRRENTEETKVA